Genomic window (Zonotrichia albicollis isolate bZonAlb1 chromosome 11, bZonAlb1.hap1, whole genome shotgun sequence):
GTAAAAGTTTAAATATCTAACAAAttactcttccttttttttcccctcaactTCTAGAAAATACTATTGTCTCTTACAGTTTTGGGCATCTCCTTGTTAGTGTTCAAAAGTCTCATGAAGCAATAACTCTTATAATCATTCTTTTTAATCCCCTCAAGGGGAGGGGAATAAGCACATGAATTACCTTGGGGAGGACTGTCATTAAGATATTGTGAGAATACTGTCTCAACTACATGCCTTTACTATTTCATTCCAATTAGAAAGTGATTTGGAAGAATCAGAGTGTGGAATTTTTATAAGACTTGTAAGTACAAGTAACCCCTTAGAAGTGTGAGTTCCTTTAGGGAAATActcatttaaatttaaagaaaagtttTAAACTGTTATTAGAAGAGCAGCGTATTTTTCCCTAATCTCTATTTTTCTCAGCCCCAAATGTCTTTTAATCATATTAATTTCTGACTTAAAATACAGGGATTCTTCAAAACTGTTTCAGCAGTTGTACCATTCAGGTGCATCAGTATTTGATACCTCTAGTCAAGCTacaaagtaattaatttttcttaaacATTTTGGTTCACTAAAAAGTATCTTAATATTTTTTAGTGTTGAAATCTGAGTTCTtacatgaaatattttgatatatttaataagagcatttttatttaaataagagGCAGTACACTAAGCTAGGTCAGCAATGCTTGTCTATTACTTACCAGCTTAGTCTAGAGCAGCCCAGTAAATTTATATTTGAAACTGTTTGTTGATTTGAGGGGTACTAACATGATCCTGTTGCAGAATTTGTATTCTTTTTATCCTTCCATCACTTCTAATAGATTTGTAGGGTCAGGGACCAACAAATCAGCTTTTATAAATCATCCAGGCTGGAAAATAATGGTTCAAACCAAGGTGAAATACAATGAACCAGCCTTATGTACCCAACATTAGTTTCTAGCCCTCTGAAGGTTATAAGACAGAATATAAACTCAGGAGaagttagggttttttttattttattagatAGATTTATCTTCTATTTAATGTGTAGTGGTTTATTTTCTAGCAACTGACCATTAAGACAGAAAAGTCTTATTTTTCTAGGCTTTTGTTAATTTTGTGTATTAGTAGCAATGTGTTGCTATAAGTAGTCGaattttctttgccagcaaCAGAAAGATGTACTAAATTAGGTTTGTTCTTGACCATCCCAGTTTAGTGCCCAGCTATGATACTTTAGTGACATTCTGATAGACTGATTATGCAATGGTAGAACCTTTGAGTTCTCAACCTTCATGAGAGCCTGGACTTGAATATATTGTGTGTTTAACTTGTAGTGTTTTAACATGTAAATAGAATATAATTTACCTAGAAGTAGTGGGCCAAAGACCCCAGTACTACCTGTGATGACTCTGGAAAGTGAACTAATACACTCTCTCAATCTCCACCATACCtactttcattttaattaatgCTTTGTCTTGTAGAACAGCAATAATGTTGACTTGAATCCTGTTTCAAAGGCTTTTAGCATCCAGATAGTGAACCCTTGCTCTTTGGGTACAAGTGGAAAATTATTTAACCAAGGAGTTAACATGGTGGGTGTAATATCCAGTGATCTACTAATAATTTCTCAAAGGTTTACTGACTGTGTAGGTCTGCTTCTGCACTGAACAAGGAGTTATTCATGTCTGAAGTAGTAGAAAGATTGAATAGGACTAGTGAGCTATAATGTGAAAATGGCAAGCTTTGAAACATTCTGTAGAGTTTCAGTTTCATTTTCTGCTTGTTCTTAAATATAAAAACTGGATGTCTTTCAAGCTGACTGGAGAAACAATGAAATGAGGAGACCTTTAATACCTCAAAGTACTTTTAGGAGAAGGTTTTTACATATAAGTCCATACCCCTTCTCTCACTTAAATGCAATCCTTTTACTGACCCACTTTATGATGCAGATATTTAAGACGTCCACATATACACGCTCCGAATATGTTTATAAACACATTTGAGAGGTTTTTTGGCTGTGAATTTAATGCCAAATCTCTTACTgtaatatttgtgaaaaaaacAGGTATAGAAATTATGGATTTTTTCAAAAAACTTTGACCTCTAATTCCAGTCTTGGGGGATTTCATGTTTGTCAGCCTTCAGCATGACAAGTTTATTGCTGTGTGTCTAATTGCTTTGCTTAATAAAGCAGTTTAGTgaaactgtttttaaaaatagatagGGTTTTTTGTAGCTACATCAAGTTCTCCTTCATGTGATGGTAAGCAGTGTGAAGCAGCTAAACTCTATAGAAGTGTTCCATCAGTGGATAGAAGAGGGTGGCAAACTAAGCAGTCAAACATAAGTTtctcttgtttttcttgtgtttttttaCAGCACAGTCTGAGTTGCTAAATTGACTTTTAAAGGGAAACCACACAACTTTTCCCGTTATTCTTGACTGGTATAGCAACACCACTTTAGGTACCTACCTGCTATTGTTACCATCCATACAAGAACATAAGTTATTGCAGAAATCCATGCTGCTGAAATTAAAAATGTCACCATGAACCAGTTCCTCCAAAactgtcttctgcaatctgGTATAGTTAAATAGAGTAGAGTGATAATAGGAAGGGATAACACCCACAAAATTCTCTTCATATCTGCTTCAGGCATGGTAAAGACATTTGGATGATCTGTTGAGGAAAAAGCAACTTTTAAATTGTGGCATTAAGTTTGAATTCATAGCGTACAGTATGTTACTGTCCTCTACTTGTGAGAATActgaaaaaaggtgaaaaatacTTCTTCCTCAAGTTTCAGCTGTAGTATTACCCAGTACCTACATCTGTCTGGACAAAATTCTGAAATCAAGTTACTTCTGGGGAGATTCTTCTTGCAcacaagaaaaacattttttcacaATGAGAATAATCACCAGTAAAATAATCTCCCCAGGAAGTTGTGATTCCCCAGTGTTGGACATTTCTAAGATTCAGCTGAACAGGTGCTGGCCCATCTGGGATCATGCTTTTGCCAGGaaaggttggaccagatgatcctTGAGATCTCTTTCCAGCCTAATATTCTATGattaaaatgttttatattACATCACCAGGGGTGAACTAAGGTGGATGAAAAATGAATTTCTTTATAAGGGTTTGCCCATAGCATTTACCAAGAGTAAGTACCAACTGCTCTTTTCTCCCTGAGTGGAAACATGACCTGTGGCCACATCACAGCTATCCCTTTACTTTTGATATTTTGCATATTTTGGGCTACCAACCTGCCACTGTCATATGGAAAGAGTATCTATTACTACAGTACCTGTGTGGCTTTCAGCTGATAGTGCATTTTGCAGGCAATGTTGCTGGGAAGTTTCAAATACAACAAAGACAGAAGTTCTACTACTACACAAATGAGCAACTATCCTTGCATTCCTCTAGCAACTGACTTCATATAAAAACCATCACTCTGATTTTGCTCAGTGTTATATTCCACGTTAGAATAATGATTTACTTAAATACTTTGCTGGAGTTCTTTTGTGAGCAAAATCGTAATACTGTCTGAGAATCTGCTGTTGATGAGAATTGATGCAGACAGGCATGCAGGGTGCTAGAGACAGCTGTAACAAACCTGTACCTTCAGAGATTTCATCGAGCCCGTGTAAGCTTGTGGAAAGTTGAGAGTAGTCCAGCTCATCTTGAAAAATGCCGCTGTCTGTCCTTGACTGTTGGCGAATGAGAGGTCCACTCTCGTCCCTCCATCCAaccagtggctgctgctccGTGCTCTCTTCCATGGCTTTTGTAAAACACGTGCAGCAGGGACTGAACTTTTTCATGAGGTATTGGTTGATTTTAATGTCAAAACATAGTACCAGAATATAACACCCATATATCAATAATAGGGATGCACTTTCATACCTAGAATGAAAAACAAGTTTTATATAACATGTAGTATAAAAGAACCTAGTTGTTGGCATAAGAAGACAGAAAAGATTTGCATGAATAGCAGAAGGAGAACACACAAAAGCATCTATTTGCAATTGTATGGCTAATGTCATGGAAGTTTGTGAGTGTCCCCATGTCTTTCAGCAGTTTAATTAACTCCCCTCCTCTGCAGAATCTTGTTTGTGTATTGTATAGCTGCATGTTTTTTTCAGGGGATCTTACTGATTGAACATTTTCCTGATATTTGCAAAATGGAGTCTTCATGTGATGCTTAAATTATAAACTTCAAGAGACTTATTGCGGACCTGACTGTCTTGTTGAGGTAACAGGAGTTTCAGTGTTGATGGAAGAGTTAAAACATCAGAAACTCATGATCTCCTTTGGCACACAAAAGTTTTTCTGAACAATGCTGGTATGAAAGGAAAGGCTTAAAAGGAGTAAATGCTGAACACTAATTGCCGTGTCAGAACAGTTGTGATAGAAATTGTGAAGTCTGTACAGACAAACCTATGCAGGTCAAACTTCAAATATGCAGAGTTTGAATGTTTAGGTAATAATCTTTACAAGcattgtgactttttttttaaagcctacAGGTTGTTTATTTCTGTTAGTGAACGGCAGTTCAGGCTACTTGAAGTTTGGGGCTTGGggattttcatttgtttttcaaaacactGTCTCACAAATCTCCAGTCAACAGGAATTCAACACTACTTGTGCTCTTACCAGTAAATTCTGCTGTCAGATATCATGGCAAGGACGGCTGCTGCACTGATGGTATATGCCAGGCAGTCTCTGAACAGTGGCCAACAGGACAGCCTGGAAACCTGCAGATCAGTCATGTACTTTTCTTAAACCTCTCTGTAATACTTTCACTAAGTGCTGTAAATGCTGCATCAATATGTTGTTTCTATATTATGTAAAAATTAAAGATTCTTAGGAATGACTTAAGTATGATATTCAACAAGTTagtgtttttaaaaactttCATAGCAAGTTATCTTAAAACTGATTACATGCTGGTTTTGCTACTAAATAATAAACTTGGCAGTTGTCATAGTAAGTCTCTCTTGGCTTTTGTTGGCAAATGAGAAAGGATAACTCTTTTGCCCTTAGGAGCAGAACTATCAAAGTTATACATACCACACTGGAAAACAGCCCACAAGCTGCAGAAATACCAAGAAGATTATATATTGCTGATCCAAGGATGGTGCTGACACCGATGTCTCCCTTTGTCACAAAAGCTCCTGTAAGGAAAATGACTCTGGTATGTTTCAGTTTGGCATGCAAGGAAAAGAGCTCCAAGTTATAAGGAGTTATAAAACACATCTCTTACCTAGAAAAGCAGTGACAAGCTCTGGAGCAGAGCTTCCAGCAGCCATGAAAGTGGCTCCAGCTACATCCTGTGAGAGGCCAAGGCCTGAGGACAGAACAAAAGGAATTGCTTTAACAAAACTGATGCTGAGTAGCCTGTACCCTTTGCTCTCACCAGTACATAATGTTAGCTGCTACTACAACAGTTTAGTAGATTAAAGTTTATTTTCATAAAGTCAATACATTTATATGAGAGTCATAAAGTAATATACTGAAAATTAGCCTGATCTATTGGGCTAGTTTATTTCTAACTTCATTACAGAAATTAGTTTAAATCCTGTAAAATCAGCATTTGTATGCAGGATTAAACCTTGTTTCCTGTTGGTAATAATTATGGGGAAATTCCATGGACTGTAGTGTGATATTGCTGTATGATCCATATCAATTCTATCCATGTTCCAGGGAAATATGTACTACTGTGTCTTCACATACCAGAAACATTAGTTAAATTCAAACCACTGCTGTGATCTTAAAAtcaaattttcattttgtatGGACAGTGTAAGAGCCTGTGTGTTGCTTAAGAGAAATGAGATTTTTGTTCTGGCAAATTGACTTTCTGGAATGTAACTCTGCGGATCAAGTCCTGCACACCAAGTACAGGGATGTATGGCTGACCATAGCAAAAGTCTGACAAATGCTAATTTATTGCCAATAAACAAAACACCAGCTCTTATGGCAGTGTAGAAGCTTACATTTGCTGTAAGTGTTGAGATTTGCAGGAGGTTTTCCAGTTCAGGGATGAGTTTCCCTAGAGAATTTTATTAATTCTTGGCAGCGAAAATCTCAACTCTGCTGGAGCCAGGGGAATTGTTGCAGGTTGATTAGATATCTTAGAACCGTGGTAACCATAGAATTCCTGTCCCTCCTGTGTCATACCTTTAATATGTTAGCAGTAGCTCATCActacttttaaagaaaaacaaaccctaGAAAGAGTTTTGGTTTCACCAATCACCATCcctcctaattttttttcttttactagtAGTTACCTGGACATAGTACTGTGCAACTGAAATGGAAATTGTCAGTTTAGTTAATACTGAGGAATCTTAAGATTTTCCTCCAGgcagaaagaaagcaaatattAAATGAATACATGTGCACTGTAATCACTAggtttttttcaataaaatattGATCCTGTGTATCAAATTAAATAGTCTATGGACACATCTGTGCATGGAAAGTGAAACTTGTTCAGTTTTCTTTCAGAGCACTCTAAAGCTTTTTAAATGAGAAAGTTTTATGCCAAGCTTCTCAGTTTTACAGGAAAACAGTCAGGATGTCACTTACATTCACTGATGATCTCTAGGGAAGGTAGGAAGTAATCATCGCACACAATGGACACGGCCAGAAACATGTACAGTATAATTATGAAGTAGATAACGATTCCTCCATCCTTCCTCTCCTGCGGTGTGAAAAATCCTTCAGGAAACTCCGATGAAGACGAGAGGATGCAACGCGTCCCGTTCTCTGAAAATTGAGCGCAAAAGTGTTACACATCGTGTATGGCACCTTCCCATTCCTCAGGCCCCGGGACGTCTGCGGATTCGAGCACAGCAAGGAGCGCTGCAGCGATGCCGCCAGAGCGCCGCACA
Coding sequences:
- the SLC24A5 gene encoding sodium/potassium/calcium exchanger 5 translates to MRAGARRRAALVVLAALAAWGARAQGPGDPAENGTRCILSSSSEFPEGFFTPQERKDGGIVIYFIIILYMFLAVSIVCDDYFLPSLEIISECLGLSQDVAGATFMAAGSSAPELVTAFLGAFVTKGDIGVSTILGSAIYNLLGISAACGLFSSVVSRLSCWPLFRDCLAYTISAAAVLAMISDSRIYWYESASLLLIYGCYILVLCFDIKINQYLMKKFSPCCTCFTKAMEESTEQQPLVGWRDESGPLIRQQSRTDSGIFQDELDYSQLSTSLHGLDEISEDHPNVFTMPEADMKRILWVLSLPIITLLYLTIPDCRRQFWRNWFMVTFLISAAWISAITYVLVWMVTIAGETLGIPESVMGLTLLAAGTSVPDTVASVLVARKGNGDMAMSNIVGSNVFDMLCLGIPWFIKTAFINTSGPIEVNSSGLTYTAISLICSVGFIFLAVHLNGWKIDKKLGTICLVLYLVFTVLSILYELGIIGNNPTRVCGN